Genomic window (Pongo abelii isolate AG06213 chromosome 4, NHGRI_mPonAbe1-v2.0_pri, whole genome shotgun sequence):
TTCAGTCCCAGAAggcaaacaaaaaactgtttaaaagGCTCAGATCCGTTTTTACAGTGCAGTCAAAAAGGGCGAATTTGGAGCTGAGAGGCAATAAATCAATAACTGGCAGAAGCATCACTTCTCAGATTACACTCATGGATTTCGTAGTCAGATGTTTCTACATGTGCCTTGACGGCCCTTTGTCACTCTCCTTTCCCCCAGGTTTTAACAGGCTGTCACCAAAGGAGGAAATAGTGAGCCCGAAGAGAATGTGCAAGCCCTCTTCCTCCAGCCCTTCACTAAGTACTCTTCCAGGCACGCCAGGCCCGAGTGTCCTAGGATAGGAAACCTAGGCAACAAAGGGAAGTGGGGTGTAAGCTCAACCCCTGTTGGACCTGGGGGTGCTGGCGCCTGAACGCCCCCGAAGGCCTCAACTCCCAGAAAGCTGCCTGCCAGCTCACAAGAGCTCTGTGAGGTCTTCCTACCGCCGGGACACTGGGAGGCGGGCGCGGGGCGGGCCCGGCGGGCGACGCGCTGTGATTGGGCGTCGGGGGGCCCGCCCCCTCATCTCGGAGCGtcgggagggggcggggccagcTGCCCGCTCGGCTCAGGGGCTGAGGGCGCCTATTGACCCAGCGGCCGCCGCGCCGCCGCTGTCTTCTCCTGCTCGTGGCGGGCGGTGGTGGAGCACCAAGTGGCGCTGGAGAACCGGCGCTTCCTTTCGCCGCTTCCGCCGCCATCTCGGCGTTTGTGGGGCGGGAAAGAGGGAGGGGGCTAGCGGCTGCAGCTGGAGCGGGCTTCTCTCCGGGGACCTTTCCTCCctgctctccttttccttctcctcgcATTGCCGCCGCCCGCCCCCTGCGTCTCCCCGCGGAGCCTGGGTCCGGGAGGGGGAAGGTAGGGGCGGCGGGGGGCGGGAGAGGCTGGCGAGCGGACGCTAGCTCTGAGGAAACTCATCAATCCGTGAGCCCCGGAGTCCGGGGTGCACACCGGCCcagccgcggcggcggcggcggcggcggcggcggcggcggcggcggcggcggcagctgcAGGAAGGGGCTCAGTCGCGGTAGGCGGGGGCGGTGCCGCGGGGGCGGGCCCGACCGTCCCGGCTAGAAGTTGTAGGGCTTGGTTCCTCGCGACCCTGTTCCTTTCCCCTCCGCTTCTCTGACCTAGCTGCGCGGCCCCGGCCCGGGAGCTGCCGAACCCGCGCCTCCCCTGGGTGAGGAGGACACGCCTGCCCTCGTCGAGAAAACTTTTCCTGCCGACTCAGTTGGGGCGGCGGTGGCAGGAAGTGCGGGCAGCGACCTCTCCTCCGCCTGCCCCGCGCGCCCTGCCGGAGGTCAGCGCTGAGCTTGCGATCAAGTTTGTGGGGGCCCCCCTTTCCAGTTGCCGGCGATTCTCGCCTCTAGAGGGGCGCCCGACCCCGGGGAGGGCGGCAGGCCAGGGCGAAGGCCAAGGGCGTGTGGTGGCGCCGGTGACTAGGTGCGGAGCAAGGCGGGGACTAGCACCCGCGTCCGAGAGCGCGGAGGTCGCGCAGTCCGGTAGAAGGGAGCCTCCGGCGGCTGCTTCCTAGAGTCCACAGTACGCTGTCTCCTTTGGCTGAGGACAGTGTCCTGGCCCCGAGTCTATCGAGGAAAATGAAGTTAAGCCGCCAGTTCACCGTGTTCGGCAGTGCGATCTTCTGTGTGGTGATTTTCTCGCTCTACCTGATGCTGGACCGGGGTCACTTAGACTACCCCAGGAACCCGCGCCGCGAGGGCTCCTTCCCTCAGGTAAGCACCTGGGAAAGGGGCGCGGGGCTCCGAGGGGCCAGGCGTGCGGGCCCCTGGTTAGCAGCTGCTACCCGACCTCTTCCTCCCGCCGCGGCCCCACACCCGTGCTGGGCGAGGCCAGGCCGGGGGAGGGTCCCAGCCGCCTCCAGCCGGGGCTCTGTAGCTCTCGGACGGCAATGACCACCTCCTGGGAGCCATCTCGCCCGGGCGCGCCGAGTTAACAAAAGTGCTGGGCGgcgtgcggcggcggcggcggcggcatcGCGCTCAGGGAAGTGGCCATGTTCCGGCGTTCGCACCCGGCCTGTTGGGGTGGCTTCGGGCACCTGCTGGCGGGGGAACGGGCGCGGCGTGAGGCGCTCCCCGCCAGCTCGGGTCCCGCGTATCGCGGTGGGGTCGTTCTCGGCTCTCACAGGGTTAAGCTGCCCGCACCAGCCCGGACCCCTGAGCGCACCGAGTCGCGGAAATGGATCAAACCGAACCtacctaggcttttttttttttctttttcttccccgcTGCCTCTGAAGAGAGAGAAGTTTATTTCGTGTTGCGGCCCTTTAGGTGTGAATCTCTAGGTTGATTTTAGTGTCGTCATTCTTCAGCTGTTACATCTGGTTTGTTTGTGGCAGACAGGGGGAACCGAGTGGGGAAGCGCGTGTTATACTCCGGCCGAAAGCTGTGGGGCGCTCAGTCCTGCGTCCAGTGGTTAAATTGGTAAATGAGTTGGGAAGACGACCCATCCAAAGTCTTATTtaaagttaccaaaaaaaagcaaagcgGACACAGTCTGTTCCCTTTGGAAGGGTACCCACCGCGCGGCATGTGCGAGTTCAGTTTCAAGTTATTTGCCAATAACCTGTGCACTTCAGAAATTGCGGTGAAACTGGGTGTTGTGTAGTGTGCTCTGTAACGAATGAACCTGAAGAACTCAAATCCTGACAGGGCAATCTAACTGTTCCTACCTGACTTACGAGAAAGAGAAGCCTAGACGTGaagttgatatatatttttttctcttttgtgataACTTAAATGACCAAAGAATATCCttgccatttttttgtgtgttatgCTAGAGCAAATGGCTTGAATTTAATTGAGATTAAAGTAAAAACTTTACTGGAATTATTTTGAAAGTGAAAAAAGACCCTTTTATGGATGCTGTCATCAATACAGAGCACTCAACATGTTTTGTCGGTGAGAGGTTTTAAAAATCTTGCTGCAGAGAGatgtatcaaaattttaaaagcctctgCTTCCCCTAGGTAGTATGacagagaaaatagaaacaagcACTGTGGGCATCTTTAAATCTTGAGCTCAGAGCTTGTCCAGTGCTTCTTGATGAGGTTGAAGAAAACAGTTGGAAAAAGGTAAGGAGTTTTAAGCTTAGCTTAATATGTTGTGTAATTTTGGGGTTGAAATTACTGTAATTTTATTCCCTCCAGTAACCTCATTTTCAGATTTTCCTCCATTACAGGAAAATCATAAAAAGTGATATATTTCACTTAAAGTGTTTTCTTAAATAATGTCCTTTGGCTTTGGCTTGATGATCACTTGAAAATGATTTATGCAAACATCTGGACCTGGGTTTTCTGGCAACCTTgacattttctctgtttctaaAGACATGAGTGACTCATTCAGTTACTGAGAAATCTTAGGCAAAGCTAATTCCAATATTGTAATATCTGTCCTTAGTCCTCAATGAGAGGCTGAAGTTCTGCTTTAAGTGTAAAGCATTTGATGAAAGGTGAAAGTGGCTGCTGGAGGGGAAGGCTGTTGGTACTCAATTGGGAGGTGGAACATTTTGTATTTAAGATTGCCTTTCTCAGATTTTCTGTACTGGATTTTCACTGCAGAAGGTATTCTTTAAGTGCTTGGAGGGCCACTGAATCCCCAAGCAGATAGACATTCTAAGACCCCTTTGTAAGCTTAACCATTATGTGTGTGACATTAGCCTTCCTATCTTACAGGGTAAAACTTAAGTGGCGAGGGAACTGAGGCACGGAGAGATTAATtagcttgcccaagatcacacagctgcaAGCTGAGAGTTGAACAGGTAGCCTTTGTAGTCCAGGCTCCCAGCCACTATGTTGTATTGCCTCTTAGGAATCTGTTGCCTACTGTTTAGGCTGCCATCTGCTTATGGAAAGATCTGATGTAAAATATAGAGCAGTGAtcctcaacctttttggtaccagggactagtttcctggaagacagtttttccatagacaggggtggggatggggggagtCGGGGGTTTTggaggatggtttggggatgaagctgttccacctcaaatcatcaggcattagattctcataaggaccatgcaacctagatccctggcatgcgcagttcacaataaggttcatgctcctatgagaatctaatgctgctgctgatctgacaggaggcggagctcaggcggtaatgcttgcTGACCTGCtatgccactcacctcctgctgtgtggcctggttcctaacaggtccACGGCCCTGGGGTTGGGTGCCCCTGATATAGAGCATGTTGCTCTCTGGTACCTTAGCTTATGACTAAAGGAACTTTTATTCTGAAGCCATAATGAATATGGTCCTTTTTCTGAAACATTTACTGCTAGAGATTTATACCTTCCCAGAATGTCTTTGAGCTCATTTCAGAGCTAAACGTTATAATGAAAACCGTTAGGTAGTCCAGCATCCAGAACTTgagttgattctttttttttttcactgcttcTAACTTATTCTTAATAACACCAAACATAGCAAAAGGAGGTTGCAATACATTTCTTTGGCAAGTTTGGGTATTGAATTCTTGAGTTTTAGTAGAGCCAAGCAGGTTGGTCACTATGTGTCATTTTTTGGTGTCTAGTAGAACGGTTTATTTAGATAGGTATTGGGTTCCTCTAAGTTGCCCATTTAGTTGGTTTCAGTTGATATGGAACCTTCACAAGGCTTTAGGTCTATCTTGTAAACACGATATTTTTAAAGACCATCCTAGATTGAGAGCaatctgtttgttgttttttcgGAGAGGggcctttgttctttttctcttctctcacaaCTCTGTGTTTTCCACCATTTGGCTGGACTCTGGGGCAAGAGTGGGCTGGCCGAGGGTGCTCCAGTTTCTCTCATCCCGGAGCAGCTGCCTGTTTCTGAGTTGTTCTTTGGGAGTCTATCCTGAAGCACTCCGAAGCCTTccttctgcttctgggaggaaTTCCTTGGAGGACTAGAGGCGACAGGGGGCCTAATCTGTTGAAACTTGTGTGTGTATTTCAGGGTTAATAAATCTCagctaagaaaattaataaaaattccaCTGTGAATGAGAGGTTGGTCAGAGACTAATGTCCTGAAAATGCTTTATGATAACCTGGAAGAATTTGAGCAGATGGAAAGGAGAAACTCTGTTAAGGTCTCCCTGAAATTAGTCATCACTTCTTACAAGCAGATTTCACAAGTTGCTTACTATCTATGGTGTGTATAATAGGGTTGTCTTATTAATTAGTCTGGTGTTCGGATCTACAGAAATAAATTGAGTCAGGTTTTGTATAACAAGTGATCACTCTTTAAATAATTAGTGTAGCGTATGACCGTAGAGATTAATATTAACTCTTAAAATATGGAAATTGAGACTCTGATGGAAGATGTGAAAGTGAAGTTAAAACTATCT
Coding sequences:
- the LOC129059490 gene encoding LOW QUALITY PROTEIN: uncharacterized protein LOC129059490 (The sequence of the model RefSeq protein was modified relative to this genomic sequence to represent the inferred CDS: inserted 1 base in 1 codon), producing the protein MSFLRASVRSPASPAPRRPYLPPPGPRLRGETQGAGGGNARRRKRRAGRKGXPERSPLQLQPLAPSLFPAPQTPRWRRKRRKEAPVLQRHLVLHHRPPRAGEDSGGAAAAGSIGALSP